Proteins from a single region of Haloplanus sp. GDY1:
- a CDS encoding cupin domain-containing protein, translating to MPRVDFDAERDYDDEEFAANVAFRSDRAKVICAFFEPGQFIPVHAPGSDLVVTIRSGTGVVRDGDTDRRVDAGDVVVVPADTERGIRADEGSRLEALVVAAPPPTDAEHEPVRRGLRRGEFDPDRGSP from the coding sequence ATGCCACGGGTCGACTTCGACGCCGAACGCGACTACGACGACGAGGAGTTCGCCGCGAACGTCGCCTTCCGGAGCGACCGGGCGAAGGTGATCTGTGCCTTCTTCGAACCCGGGCAGTTCATTCCGGTCCACGCGCCGGGGAGCGACCTGGTCGTCACGATCAGGTCCGGCACGGGCGTCGTCCGCGACGGGGACACCGACCGCCGGGTCGACGCCGGCGACGTCGTCGTCGTCCCCGCCGACACCGAGCGCGGGATCCGGGCCGACGAGGGGTCGCGACTGGAGGCGCTCGTGGTGGCCGCGCCGCCGCCGACCGACGCCGAACACGAACCGGTCCGGCGGGGGCTCCGCCGCGGCGAGTTCGATCCCGACCGAGGCTCCCCGTGA